cgtttttttcatttttttgataaatgtctttgatgacgtcatatccggcttttcgtgaaagttgaggcggcactgtcacgccctcatttttcaaccaaattgattgaaattttggtcaagcaatcttcgacgaagcccggacttcggtattgcatttcagcttggtggcttaaaaattaattaatgactttggtcattaaaaatctgaaaattgtaaaaaaaaataaaaatttataaaacgatccaaatttacgtttatcttattctccatcattttctgattccaaaaacatataaatatgttatatttggattaaaaacaagctctgaaaattaaatatataaaaattattatcaaaattaaattgtcgaaatcaatttaaaaagactttcatcttattccttgtcggttcctgattccaaaaacatatagatatgatatgtttggattaaaaacacgctcagaaagttaaaacaaagagaggtacagaaaagcgtgctatccttcttagcgcaactactaccccgctcttcttgtcaatttcactgcctttgccatgagcggtggactgacgatgctacgagtatacggtcttgctgaaaaatggcattgcgttcagtttcattctgtgagttcgacagctacttgactaaatgttgtattttcgccttacgcgacttgttgttcactcttttcttgtactttccagtatttccaaatgtcttttctttcaaaaagtaattagtcacttgctcaactaaattccgGGATAATaacattttcatatatttttgtttgtttttaactttaggtgtctttgtttttgaagtggggaagcattGAAGAGGTCGTCAATATCAAAACTAATATCGACgaaaatgtcgtcgatatcacttttgcaatgagctcagtttttgcccaattgaccaatagAAATCTACGTAAcacatgaaatagcaatattagtATAAATTAACAGGTGGAAATAAAGGCTTTGAGCACAAACAATAGTGAGTGAAACCTATATCATATGTGGGACCAggctcctggcacctgagagaaaagGAAGCACTGACATGTTTTCTAAAAAGCTAGTGCTGTCGCTGTACTGTGGAAGACGGTCATTCGATCTCCTTTTCACTgctatatatgttacagttaatccgtgtgaaaccagggaatatagtatacgtgtattaactaggtaataaatgaattaactgacggaaaaaaacagttaattcatgtattacctaaaatagtttagttaatacacgtattccctggtttcacatattaactgtaacatatatacgtACTATTGTCTTAACAACACTGCAAACAATAGTTCTTTCAAAATAAACAAGCTATCGTCTCCTTTTCACTACTATAGTATTAGCACAACTTCAAACAATAATCCTTTCTAATGCACAACGTATCATTTCGACAGACATTTTGTGCTTTTATTTAACTTGGAACAAAGACGGTATTTGGCAGTTGAGAAGCACTTATCAACGCAGCAATAGGGTTCTGACTTCTTCCAAACTTAAGTTCGTCTTTTCCATCAACATGGTTCCGCATCATCGCAAAGACAGAACGCGGTAGAAATGTCGTGTGTACACGTATGCACAACCGATAGATGTTCATAAAACGCACAAAATTcacaaagacaaaaacaaagatgGAAGAGAGGATTGCGTAACTATCCTTTCTTTTCTGTATGAAGCGAATGAATGAACACTAGCAGAATGAGGAAGGAATAAAAGATGATCTCTCTCAACTCAAGTGGCTGTTGCACCAAGACGATCACTGTAACAAAAAAGGTCGAAATGACACGTAGAGTTTGTACCAcaaccacaaacaacaaaaacaatcaataacaacaacaaaagacatgATCGTATGGGTgggtgagtgggggggggggggggcgttcagcCAGCCTAGATAATGAACGAAGACCACATTTTGTAAAATAAGCGTGCTTTTCAGTCCTCTTGCAATAGTACCAGGCAATTAGGAGAAACACATTCGGTTTCGTCCTGAGCAGGCGTAGTGTGTCTAAGTGTTTCGTCCTGAGCAGGCGTAGTGTGTCTAAGTGTTTCGTCCTGAGCAGGCGTAGTGTGTCTAAGTGTTTCGTCCTGAGCAGGCGTAGTGTGTCTAAGTGTTTCGTCCTGAGCAGGCGTAGTGTGTCTAAGTGTTTCGTCCTGAGCAGGCGTAGTGTGTCTAAGTGTTTCGTCCTGAGCAGGCGTAGTGTGTCTAAGTGTTTAAAGATTGAGATGCAAAACATCAAAAGGTATATTCTCTTTTTGATAAGCCCAGAACTCTAACAGAAACCGGACTCTGTCCGTGTTGTCCAATTattgagagacagacacacagacacagacagacacacacacacacacacacacacacacacacacacacacacacacacacacacacacacacacacacacacacacacacacacacacacacacaggcagacgaTCATACTAGACAACCAGATATAACACCAGCTAATATACCAGCGAATCCTTCCataaagcaaacaacaaaagTGTAGCATACCCGGTACACCCCGCCGCCCAATACGCCTTCTGACATCCACAAGGCCGGGTCCTTCGAAAAGTTCCAAGCTCcggtttgttttcttcttcttcttcttacaaCGGGCGACGGTAAGCCTAGAAAGCCCACCGACGTCGTTCTGCTCCTCTTCCCCCCTCTGCCAGTCCACCGCCTGAAGCCTATTGTCAGATGTCGGCACGTCTTCGGTCCTCGTGTAAAGGGTGTTATTACTCCAGACCGGCATCTCACGAGAACTGGACTTTGGCCTCATCGACGAGAATGGGGTTGCTGTGGCTGTTCGCTGTGCCGCGTTCCGGTCACTTTGTTTGGCAGCACGGGCTGTTGATCGTCTCCGTGTCGATGAGGACATCAGGTCGGTTAAAAATCGCCAAGAGGAGAATGAGCTCTTGTTGTCTGTTGTTTCGTTGCACTGTGAACACATAGTAATACCTGatataattctctctctctccgttttaaATGGAACTACGATCAGTACAATAATATTTAAAAGCACTTAAATATACCATATACAGATCGATCTCTTTACACGTAAGGAAAATAGGCGTACGCAACTAGGCGGTGTGGGAAAAACAAACGTCGCAAAAGCTCGCCAAGACTGCGGGGACAaggcagggtttcatttactagtgcgccttgcgccattggcgcataacatctcaaaatgtcccattggaattaccatcagtgcgtcaaagggcgcactgagattacgtaccactgcgccaccccaTGCACACTTTTCACGGGAGTACAATGTTCGGAATGAGCAAGGCAAAAACGCGCGCCAAGCCGAGCAACTTGCGAGTTTGCAAAATGCAATGTGATttgcttttaaaatgtaattcattAGAATTCAACCAATTCTGCGCGAACTATCTGCTTGCGTGATTACCTCTGTGGAAACTGTCAACAGAAGCGATATCGatcgaaacacagacacacacgcacactaaccGGATACACTGGCAAATTCTCATATCATCTTATGGCACTAAATAgcactattttgcatctttcgACAAAATCATTTTCGGACCGCCTAGCCTGCTTTGTGCgttttgccttcgactatgtaatGTACCATCAGAATTtcaatttggttgaggggggaaaatgtcccattgtctttttcttccaggctaaaccctgcaaGGGAACATATAAACTCGAACAAAGAGAGAACATTTGAATGAAGATGAGCAAAACCAAAGTATGAACTCTAAACTGCCTCAACGTACATGTCCCGTATCGTCTTGCATGTTGTTGAGGACGTTGTCCACATCTTGGCTTAGTTTGTCGATGCAGGCTCGCGGCACAGGCTTGCAGTCATCTCTTACTTGACACAGACGATCCAGCATGCCCTCATGCGCATCGTTCGGCTCTTCGATGTTTATGGAACCTATGTAAGCGTCTAGCATATCATGCTGTGTCCGTAAACCATTTCTCGCACGATCCAACTTGTCAATCACTGTTTGTATATCTGTCAAAGATTCGCTCAAACTGGCTCTGGCGTCTGTGAACGATGTCATCTTGTCCGCTAAGGAATCTCGAATCAGATTCCGCTCGTTTTCGTTCTGCCTTCGGGTAGCCTCATCTATTTCCGATTCGAGGCTAAGCTGTGGGATGGAATCGGAGGAGGGTGCGGGTGCCGGTTGGAGTTTCTGCTGAAGATGGAAGGCTGTGGTTTGCCTCTTCCTGTGGGCGCTCCTGCAAGTGCCGCAGTACAGCTTGTCACAGTGGAAACACACGTGGGTCGGCTCTTTCTCCGGGTGGTTGCAGCAAAAGAACTGTCCATTGGTGACCAGTGTGTCCACCACGCGCTGCGTAATGACGGGATCTGTGGCGAGGTTCTGCATCAAATCACTGCGGCTCTGGGCGGGGCTGTGGTGGAGGGGGGCGGGGCAGAACGGACAGATAGCTTTCTGCCCATCCACCTCCAGCAGGAAGACGAAACACTTGCGGCAGATGACGTGACCACAGCGCAGGATGCTGGCCCCGTAACACAGTGACCCGCAACGTGGACAGTCGGCCACAGACACCGGCCTGTCCACCCCCGCCATGGCAACCCCTGTAACACAGACTTAAAATTAATATTTCCGTGGCAACCCTTGCAACACAGATTGAAAATAACTACTTACATGGCAACCACTGCAACACAGACTGAACATAATAATTTCCATGGCAACCCCTGCAACACAGACTGAACATGATAATTTCTATGGCAACCACTGCAACACAGACTGAACATAATAATTTCCATGGCAACCCCTGCAACACAGACTGAACATAATCATTTCTATGGCAACCACTGCAACACAGACTGAAAATAACTATTTCCATGGCAACCCCTGCAACACAGGCTTAACATAACTATTTCCATGGCAACCCCTGCAACAGTCTGAAAATAACAATTTACATGGCAACCCCTGCAACACACATGGAACGTAAAGGCCAACATTGCGGGCGCGACAGATGTAGCTCTGTTCCCTCTGTGGCCTCCTACTATAATAATGAGCATAGCAGTCCGTTGCACAGTAGTGACATGTTAGAGCTTGGTCTGGGTTACCGATTATTTTCCTGATTGCCGATATAATTATGCGTGATGCTTGAAGGAGTGCATGCCACATACGCTTGCAAGAGATATTCTAAAACAAAGAAAggacaagtcgcgtgaagcgatataaaaacatttagtcaagatcaacaccacaaacaagtcatcgccgagactacattcagatagtctcggctaaccgtaccgaagaccgagacgggtcacgttCGCCTCCGCGAAGCACGTTTCCGgatagtacttactgaacctattttctttcattctgagcacatttgtagagtaaacatgacataatctatatatttttgaattcaggagaagatgtggaatacaatacaatcattgtttaatctgtttctgaaaattcgattttaatgacaactttaatgagcaaactcattaattagtttttaagcctccaagctgaaatgcaataccaaagtccgggcttcgtcgaagattgcttgaccaaactttcatcaaaattggttggaaaatgagagcgtgacagtgccgcctcaactttcataaaaaaaagccggatatgacgtcatcaaagacacatcaaaaaaacgaaaaaagcgtctggggatattatattcaggaactctcatgttaagtttcaggaagatcggtctagtagttttctcggaaccgatctatacacacacacacacacacacacacacacacacacacacacacacacactacgaccctcgtctcgattccccgtctctatgttaaaacatttagtcataacttgactaaatgtaaaaaaagaagtaGAAGCAGTGACCGCAGATCGCCCACTCACacttatactctctctctctctctctgtctctctgtgtgtgtgtgtctctctctctctctgtctctctctctgtgtctctctctctctctctctgtctctctctctctctctctctctctctctctctcgttgcaGAAGattagtttgtgtgttgttggtttGTGTCTTTTCCACCCAAGGGGTCATGCGAGACCGATTAAACGTTGAACTACTCTTCGATCTCTATCAGAGGTGTATCAGAGTAAACAGTAGAAGGTTCTTTAAAACTCAGATTCTTTCACATTCGGTACTTCACGTCTTGTTGAAAAAAACCTgatctctttaaaaaaaagttcaaaacaATCTTATCCCTGAAAGAAAACACATCATCCATCTCACACACTTTGCAGTGTCAAAAGTGACAGGCTGACGCGGGTTAAGCGGTCTCTCCTACACAAAGCTGTACTGTCAGCAACAAAACAGAAACGACTAAACAACGCCCAGGACCTTTGTTAAGCTGAAACTGATACCAAGAAAATCCGCTCCAGTGACCCATTAGAAACACagtatgtgttgtgttgttccCTGGTAAAGATTGCATGTCTGCACGTATCCGTATAATCCGTGTCTCGGGCGTAGATAGACTTGTCAAAGTtattaagctaaaaagtgagtTTAAATCCTTGAAATATACCTTCCTCCATTCCTTAACCGCCACATATGTGTGGAGGCTTTACACAGGATACGAGCAGCCTTCCACTTAACGTACAACCACTCCACAGTCTGGCCGCTTCCTGTGCACTGGCAATTGTAGGCTGAATTATTCTCGCAGATTGGCATGGGTGTCATGTATAGGGGAGatcggggctagtccgcctacttttatgcttttgataccataactggcgagtttgatgaactagaagactgatttttatatttagtcaagttttgactaaatattttaacatcgagggggaatcgaaacgagggtcgtggtgtatgtgcgtgtgtgtgtgcgtgtgtgcgtgtgtgtgtgtgtgtagagcgattcagactaaactactggaccgatctttatgaaatttgacatgagagttcctgggtatgaaatccccgaacgtttttttcatttttttgattaatgtctttgatgacgtcatatccggcttttcgtgaaagttgaggcggcactgtcacgccctcatttttcaaccaaattggttgaaattttcgtcaaatactcttcgacgaagcccggggttcggtattgcatttcagcttggtggcataaaaattaattaatgactttggtcattaaaaatctgaaaattgtaaaaaaaaataaaaatttataaaacgatccaaatttacgtttatcttattctccatcacttgctgattccaaaaacatataaatatgttatattcggattaaaaacaagctctgaaaattaaatatataaaaattattatcaaattttttttcccgaaatcaatttaaaaacactttcatcttatttcttgtcggttcctgattccaaaaatatatagatatgatatgtttggattaaaaacacgctcagaaagttaaaacgaagagaggtacagaaaagcgtgctatccttctcagcgcaacgaataccccgctcttcttgtccattccacgtgcactgcctttgccacgggcggtggagttacgatgctacgagtatacggtcttggtgcgttgcgttgcgttcagtttcattctgtgagttcgacagctacttgactaaatattgtattttcgccttacgcgacttgtttattttacatcaagacaaatgtgtagctgatatcaatgtgcagacagtttttatgtgcgcatgaacatttgttgtacatactgctttaagtagacctaccctaacgtaggcgaacttgccccaagtcggggtaagtccgcctacagggtggggcaagtccgccgctctcatcccatagtaggtacaagactagtagtgggcaagctttatacacacacgcacgcacgcacacacagttagtcaaacaagcacccgatcagtggaaaagcttttttaattcccttcaatatttaggttcaaaaatgccaatgacaaaatacaaaagaatgtcgaaagaatgtaacacaaatcggcgtcagtcttttttagacatgaatctgcaatcTTTACCATCGAGAATAGATGGAGTCACCATCAGAGTCACAGTTATGGCAGATCTAAACTGGACTGTTTCCCACACCTGCACATTCTTCATGGCGGActtgccccatgacaaataggcggacttgcccccgcacgggcaggcaactctagtgccagatagcgagcacaacatgggaaggaagaagcaaaactttcgtcagaactcgaccttaattaacgcactttcactcgacaccaagactaagtatttgttctcagaggtaatgcatcaaaacctaagtcaactcctatgcattcatgttacaaaaatgaagaaaaccacTTTTTGTGacctgtactcacgatatatgggcgcgcaaaCTCTGAACCGtcttctgcaggatatggcgggaagaagggacaccactctcacatggtgtgaatgactaatTAATtagaaaattaattaattaattaattaatggtgtgaatgactaaaaggtggcaaacgtaagaataaacagacaaagacggatgtgccccgggtCGGACTAGCCCCGATCTCCCCTACTTCATATTTAAAGACGATCATCTGTCTAGAAGGACCGCTTGTGGTTGGTATATTGAATGGCTGTTATAGCCAGGTTCGACTGTGCATTTAAAGCCTTGTTTACGGCACTATCGACTTCCTAAGACCCGCGACAAACTATCACGGTGGTACGTACAGGAACTCTTCAAAAATGTCAGTCTGTAATCTGCGAGTCAGTGATTCCAGTCCAGATGCCAGATGCCCTCAAAACCAATGCTATTTTATATTTATCTTTAGACACTGCTGCCAAAGACAGCCAGCTATGTGCAATACAGGTGTAGGCTACTTCAAGATCAATCCTGCGTGAGGATCATAGTTCACGGCGAAGTTTATGCTAGACAGAGTCAGCGCTAACTGtgtattgttcgtttttttcttGCATGTAAAGAGATGGCACTTTAGATAATGGATAGAGCGAATACCGCCATAcactgaataagcccaccaggCGGGTATACATTTCTTGATCAAAAGAATGAAACAAGGGTAAAATGCTGAAACACTGACCTGGTAATGAAAGTGTCCTCCGTGGTCAGTAATTCCCGTGGCGTGTAACATTCGGTGTCACGTGTCTACAGAACTGCACCACCTGTGTCCTCACTGCAGACGACACTACCGAGGGCGGGAACTCACCAGACGATGAATTTACATCTGCTTTACAATTTATGTGTGCATAGCCTTCAGCGAAACTCGAATTAAGCACTGTGGCAGCTCGCACATGACTGGAAGACGTGCCAGGTTTCAGTACAGTTTACAATTGGTTTCCACTGCTTGAAAAGTTTGAACGAAAAATAATACATTGCAACTAGAATACATTCTAACGCTCAATACATTTTAAGGCAACACGTACAAGCATAGTCGGCTttagaaatatatatatatatatatgaatggGAGCACAAAGCCTTGCGCCTGTTCAGCGACCTCGTGTTTTTCTGTCTTGAATCTCTGGCCTTGAAATGCTCGTGTGTTCTCTTTCCTGGTTCGCTTGTCACAAGCAGCATACTGCACTGTAGACTGTAGTTGCGTGAAAACTGACGTGTGCGTTTCACACAAAGTGCCCTCTTTGTGGCTGCCGTGTGTTGCATAGGAATCAATGCGCTTTTTCTCAGCAAAGTcactttttttggcctatgCAACGAATCATATCAAGACAGAGCGCTTCAAGATGGCGACAAAAAAAGGAGACGATGAtgcgagatttcaaaaaaagtgTTAATACTTTAGGTAGCAGACGATTCAGTCGGTCAATAAAATTGTCAGACGGGAATATGATGGGAATGTTAGCTGGGGTGGTCACAAAACCTTCAGGAGCAGTTGATTCCTCCTCGGGTCACGTCAAAGACCACACCGATAAGACCGCGACACACTACACGCCACCGCCGTCATCTCGGAAAAGCGTGAGGCACTGCAGGCGAGCGTATCCAAAAGCCGTTGGCGGTGTGCTTAGCGCACACTTTTCTGCACTGCCCCGAGAAACGGGATTTTGAAAAGCTCACTAGCACTGCGATTGCTTCGACGCGCTTTGCCCCAGGCAACTCGTCTTGGGTGTATCCTCCGACGTGTGACCTAGTCGCGCTTCCGTGTAGCCGGTA
This Littorina saxatilis isolate snail1 linkage group LG17, US_GU_Lsax_2.0, whole genome shotgun sequence DNA region includes the following protein-coding sequences:
- the LOC138952860 gene encoding uncharacterized protein; the encoded protein is MAGVDRPVSVADCPRCGSLCYGASILRCGHVICRKCFVFLLEVDGQKAICPFCPAPLHHSPAQSRSDLMQNLATDPVITQRVVDTLVTNGQFFCCNHPEKEPTHVCFHCDKLYCGTCRSAHRKRQTTAFHLQQKLQPAPAPSSDSIPQLSLESEIDEATRRQNENERNLIRDSLADKMTSFTDARASLSESLTDIQTVIDKLDRARNGLRTQHDMLDAYIGSINIEEPNDAHEGMLDRLCQVRDDCKPVPRACIDKLSQDVDNVLNNMQDDTGHCNETTDNKSSFSSWRFLTDLMSSSTRRRSTARAAKQSDRNAAQRTATATPFSSMRPKSSSREMPVWSNNTLYTRTEDVPTSDNRLQAVDWQRGEEEQNDVGGLSRLTVARCKKKKKKTNRSLELFEGPGLVDVRRRIGRRGVPVIVLVQQPLELREIIFYSFLILLVFIHSLHTEKKG